Below is a window of Desmonostoc muscorum LEGE 12446 DNA.
ACAAAAGTTAGATACTGATAAGAAATATGAAAACTATGTGATTAAAAAAATCTATATATATGTAGCTATGTTAAGTATAAAAAAGGATAGCACTCTCCTGACCGAAGAAGCAGGGGAGCAGGGGGCAGGGGGCAGGGGAGGCAGGGGAGGCAGGGGAGGCGGGGGGAGAGAAAAAAGCTTAACTGAACTGTATTGGGAGATGGGGGAGATGTAGCTTTAGCTTCTCTTTCAGAGACGCTAGCGCGAAACCGCAGGGTGGGAGATGAAGGAGTGGGGAATAATTCTTTCTGAATTCTGAATTCTGAATTCTGAATTCTGAATTCTCATATATGAGTTAAATCCAAGAATTGAACCACATCCGCAGTTTATAACCGTCAGGGGAGAGAGGTAAACCTAAATAAACGGGCATCCAGAAAATAAAAGCAATTAAGATCATAAAACTGATGCTGACGCCTACCGCCCGGAGTTGTTGATAATAGCTGCGAAGACACTGATCGACAAACCAAGCGATCGCTAAAAATACAAATACCACTGCACACATATAATGGTAAATAAAAACGCACCTCGTCACCTTTACCCAAGGTAATAAGTTAGCGGCATAATTTATAACTAAATACAAGGCAATCCAAGTATCAACGCTAAGAGTTGCAGGCACAGAAAAACGCTTTTCCTTTACCCAAGGAATCATGACTTGTGACACCAGCATCCCCATTAAAAATAACATGGCAGCCATACCAAACCACCACAAAAATGGATTGCCCATTGCATGGACATCATAAACGACTTTTACCGCGTCAGAAGGCAAAGGCGGCCCCATAACCGGTAGGGGTTCGTTGATACTTCCAGCCGTTTGATAATAATATGCCATTGGTCGAGTCATCAAAGGCCATTTGTACCAAGCAGCACAATAAGGATGCACGTCTGAACTATTACCACCCAAATGCAAATGAAACTTCAAAATTTCCTGATGTACTGCGATAAATCCGTATCTTTTATCTAATTGAAGGTGAGGAATCCAGATAATACTATAGATAAAAGCTGGAATTATTCCTAGATAAAAGAACATCTGGAAAACATTAAGTTGAGTTAGGTTTTGTAATGGCGTTTGAGGTGAGGGAGGTAAGGGGGATGAGGGAGATGAGGGAGAATAAGTACTAACTCCTGATTCTCTACCTCCCTGCACCTCTGCTTCCCTGCTCATGCGCCCTAGACCTCTGCTTTCCTGCACCTCTGCCTCTCTCAATGATGGGGATATAGAAATAAGTTTGGAGTTAGAAAAAGAATGAATTTCTTGAATTAACCATGCTGTTATCCAAATGAGATAAGCTCCGAAAAGAAACCATAAACCATTCCATTTAGTACCGACTGAGGCACCAAAATTAATGCCAGCAATAACCAACCAAAATGAACGACGTTGATTTTGGTTATCCAATGCTAGTAATAAAAACCACTGCCCTAATAGGCCAAATATGATAATATAAATATTGCTTAAGGCATAGCGAGATTCAACGAGAAATATGCCATCGCAAGCAGTGAAAAAACCTGCAAGTAAAGCAAAGCTACGACGATAACTTAATTGATAAGCGATCGCAGCTACAACTACAGGAATAAATGAGCCAGTCAGGGCATTGAACCACCGATAAGTCCAAGGCGATCGCAATGAACCTGTCAGCCCATTTACGGTATCATGCCAAAAAGGAATGTGACTGCCAATCCAAATGCCGATACCAATCATATATTGACTCAGCGGCGGATGAGCATTAAAAAATGGCGTATGCGTGAGATAATTATTACCAAATTTGGCAAAATAAACTTCATCAAATACCAGGGTGTTGAATCGCTCCAGTCCCCAAAACCGTAAGGCAAGTGACATCAGAAATACACCCACTATTCCAATTCGGAACCATTTTTTAGTCATTTGTCATTTGTCATTTGTCATTGGTCATTTGTCATGGGGCATGGGGCATTGGGCATTGGGCATTGGGCATTGGGCATTGGTTATTAATTCTTATCCCTTACTCCCTCACTCCCTCATCTCCCTCATCTCCCTCATCTTCCTCATCCCCCCACTCCCCACTCCCCACTCCCTACTCCCTACCTTCAGATGCATTTTGTTCAAACAGGAGCAGTTCAATACCGTAATATTTTTTTGTGCTACCTACTGGCTTCATACCCAGTCTTTGGGTAACACGGATTGAGGCATGATTTTCTGGGTTTACTACTGCATAAATCACTGGCAAATTCAACACATTAAATCCGTAGCTGAGGATACCTCGTGCTGCTTCGGTTGCATATCCTTTACCCCAAGATGCTCGCCGCAAGTGCCAGCCCACTTCATAATCTTGAGTGGGTAAGCCGTCTTTGTCGGGCAATTGTTTGAGAAGGATAGTTCCGACAATTGTTGTGGCTTCCTTTTCGACAATTGCCCAAGATCCGGTACCATTATTGCGTCGTTGCGATCGCTCGATGTTTTCCACCAGACGCTGACGCTG
It encodes the following:
- a CDS encoding GNAT family N-acetyltransferase translates to MTNLLETDRLIIRSWIPERDAEQAFAIYSDPEVTYFLGNGSRVTSIESQRQRLVENIERSQRRNNGTGSWAIVEKEATTIVGTILLKQLPDKDGLPTQDYEVGWHLRRASWGKGYATEAARGILSYGFNVLNLPVIYAVVNPENHASIRVTQRLGMKPVGSTKKYYGIELLLFEQNASEGRE
- a CDS encoding dolichyl-phosphate-mannose--protein mannosyltransferase, translated to MTKKWFRIGIVGVFLMSLALRFWGLERFNTLVFDEVYFAKFGNNYLTHTPFFNAHPPLSQYMIGIGIWIGSHIPFWHDTVNGLTGSLRSPWTYRWFNALTGSFIPVVVAAIAYQLSYRRSFALLAGFFTACDGIFLVESRYALSNIYIIIFGLLGQWFLLLALDNQNQRRSFWLVIAGINFGASVGTKWNGLWFLFGAYLIWITAWLIQEIHSFSNSKLISISPSLREAEVQESRGLGRMSREAEVQGGRESGVSTYSPSSPSSPLPPSPQTPLQNLTQLNVFQMFFYLGIIPAFIYSIIWIPHLQLDKRYGFIAVHQEILKFHLHLGGNSSDVHPYCAAWYKWPLMTRPMAYYYQTAGSINEPLPVMGPPLPSDAVKVVYDVHAMGNPFLWWFGMAAMLFLMGMLVSQVMIPWVKEKRFSVPATLSVDTWIALYLVINYAANLLPWVKVTRCVFIYHYMCAVVFVFLAIAWFVDQCLRSYYQQLRAVGVSISFMILIAFIFWMPVYLGLPLSPDGYKLRMWFNSWI